In a single window of the Rhodamnia argentea isolate NSW1041297 chromosome 2, ASM2092103v1, whole genome shotgun sequence genome:
- the LOC115757529 gene encoding E3 ubiquitin-protein ligase RNF185 yields MASGFGESSSKPPQSPSCSSNNNSDAGNFECNICLDLAQDPIVTLCGHLFCWPCLYEWLRVHSQAQECPVCKALIQEEKLVPLYGRGKSSTDPRSKSVPGVNIPHRPTGQRPETAPPPPPEANLFHQHGLGLRGGLGGFGPMATARFGNFTLSAAFGGLFPSSLFNFQLHGFPDASMYGASPGFPFGYPHTFHGGHHHAHGYHHHPRGQRQQDIHLKMLLLVIAVCVAFALFLN; encoded by the coding sequence ATGGCTAGTGGTTTTGGGGAATCCTCAAGCAAGCCACCCCAAAGCCCTTCTTGCTCAAGCAACAATAACAGTGATGCCGGTAACTTTGAATGCAACATCTGCTTGGACTTGGCTCAAGACCCTATCGTGACTCTGTGTGGACATCTTTTCTGCTGGCCTTGCCTTTACGAATGGCTCCGTGTTCATTCCCAAGCACAAGAGTGCCCGGTTTGCAAAGCCCTTATCCAGGAGGAGAAGTTGGTTCCGTTGTATGGCCGCGGGAAAAGCTCTACTGACCCGAGATCGAAGTCCGTTCCAGGTGTTAACATCCCTCACCGCCCAACAGGGCAGAGGCCTGAaacagctcctcctcctcctcctgagGCGAATCTTTTTCACCAGCATGGACTAGGGTTGAGGGGTGGCTTGGGTGGATTCGGGCCCATGGCAACTGCAAGATTTGGGAACTTCACATTGTCTGCAGCTTTTGGTGGTCTCTTCCCATCATCATTGTTCAACTTCCAGCTCCACGGGTTTCCTGATGCTTCCATGTATGGTGCATCCCCTGGATTTCCATTTGGATATCCCCATACGTTTCACGGTGGCCATCACCACGCACATGGATACCATCATCACCCGAGAGGCCAAAGACAGCAAGATATTCACCTGAAGATGTTGCTTCTGGTTATTGCTGTCTGTGTGGCTTTTGCACTCTTTCTGAATTAG